The sequence AATGAACATCGAGATTGAATTATGATCACAGGCCACCGCGGTGCCGCTTCTTTAGCACCAGAAAATACGTTAGTGAGTATTGAGCAAGCAGCGAAAGCTGGCGCTAAATGGATTGAAATTGATACCCAGTTAAGCGCTGATGGCACCCCAATGGTTTTTCATGATAAGACGGTAAATCGTTGCACTAACGGAACGGGCAATATTGCAGACTTAGATTTATCCGCTCTCAAAACGTTAGATGCTGGCAGTTGGTTTGGTAGTGAGTTCGCAGGGACAACGATTCCGACCTTGAATGAAGCGCTCGACAAGTGCCTAGAGCTCGATGTGACTTTGAACCTTGAGATCAAAATTTATGACGATAAGGCTATCCAACCTTTAGTTGAGAAAGTCGCTGCACTGATTGAACAAAAGCAGTTCCCTATTGAAAAGCTACTCATCTCAAGCTTCAAAAAAGAGGCACTAAGCCTTTGCCAACAGATGATGCCAGAAGTTAAAAGAGGCTTTATCTGCGAGGTTTGGAATGATTTCAGCCTAGAGTCACTTAAATCACTCGACCTTTACAGCATTCATATTGACCACCGAATTCTTGACGAGAAAACGGCGAAAGCGATCAAAGCTTCTGGCGCAGTTCTTAAAATATGGACACTGAACGATCCTCAATTGGCGGCTAAATATTTCAACCTTGGTGTCGATAACATCATCACCGACGTACCAAACCAATTTTAGTGAGCTTCTATGGAACTGAACCATCGTCAGAAAGAAATACTCGCAACGCTTAAGGCTAATCAAGACATACAGATCGACCATTTAGCCGAGTTATTTTCTGTCACCACTCAAACCATTCGTCGTGACGTAAACCACCTGTGTGAACAAGGCCTTGCGCGAAGAGTACACGGAGGCGTGAGCTTACCCACTACGCTCACTAATACTAGCTACAGATTCCGTGCTGGCGTTGAGTCTGAAACCAAAGACAGTATTGCGATGGCGGTTGCCGATGCGATACCTGAAGGTTCAACGGTTATGATGGGGATTGGTACCACCGTCACTCGCATCGCTCAGTATTTGTTGGCTAAGCCAGCGTTACGAGTGATCACCAATAACCTTCAAGTAGCCCGTATCCTTGAAGCTAATGAGCAAATTGAAGTGTATTTAGCCGGCGGTTTGTTCAGGCGAGAACACCAAGACATGGTGGGAAGTAGCGTGGTCCACTTCTTTTCCGACTTTGAAGCTGACATCGGTATTTGTGGCTGTGGCTCAGTAACAGACAGCCATTTCGCGATGGAACATGAGCAAGTTGAAGCCGACCTATCCAAGTCGATAATTAACAATAGCCGTGAAAGTTGGCTTGTCGCAGATGCCAGTAAATGGGGGCGCTTTGCCGCTCTCAAAGTCGCTCCGCTGGATGACTTTGACCGTATCTACACCAATAACAGCCAATTGCCTTCGGATCTGAGCATTCACCTTGTAGAAGATGACGTTAAGCCTTAAAGACAAAAAAGCCTAGCATCACAGCTAGGCTTTTAAGTTTAAGAAAACAGCTTTTGATTAGTGTTACATCCCAACAAAAAAGCTAATCACCAACGCGTTAATCAGATCGACAAAGAAACCACACACTAATGGCACCACGATAAATGCTTGTGGACTTGCACCATAGCGATGTGTAACCGCAGTCATATTTACGATCGCAGTAGCAGTTGAGCCTAGGGTGATACCACCGAAGCCAGAACACATCACCACTGAGTCATAGTTTCTTCCCATCAAGTAATAAACGACAAAGATGGTAAACAGCAGTGAAAGTAGAATCTGGATACTCATGACCACTGAGATGTAGCCAAACAGGCCGTCAAGATCCCAGATACGTAGTCCCATCAATGCCATGGTCAAGAACATGCCCAAGCAGATGTCAGAGATCATTGCTAAGCCTTTACGACCTTGTTCGATTTTCTCTTGTGTGCGACGTTTCTTGAACAATGCACGTCCAACGTTACCGATTAGGATACCTGCGATTAAACAGCTAACGAATAGTGGCAGTTTTAGGCCCATAGAGTCGATAACTTCACTCAAACTGTAACCCAGCATAAGTGTTAAGTTAAGAATCAACCAAGCCCACAGAACACCGTAGTGGCTAAGCTCTGTTTTGGTTTCACTCTCTTGGTATGCACCAACCGTCACCTCTTCTTCATTAGATGGGCTGACCTTGTGTTTATTGAGCAGGTAATTGGCAATCGGGCCACCAATAACACACGCCGCAATCAGACCAACTGTATTTGAAGCCACACCCAGTTCTAGCGCGTTAGCAATACCAAACTCTTCCACGAACATCGGTGCCCACGCCAACGTAGTACCAACGCCGCCAATCAAACTCACTGAACCCGAGAGCAAACCTGCTTTCGCATCCATTCCAAAGCCTGACGCGACAGCCATACCAACCACGTTTTGCAACACGATAAAAACAGCAGCAAGACATAACAAGATGAACAGCGGTCGCCCACCTTTTATCAGCGTTTTAATGTCCGCTTGAAGTCCGATGCCAGCAAAAAAGTAAAGAAGCAAAAAGTCTCTGACATCTAGGCTAAAAGTAATCTGAATTTCAAACAGATAGTAAAGCGCTGCTACGGTTGCAGCACAAACGAAGCCGCCAATAACCGGCTCTGGTAGTGAGTACTTCCTTAATACTTCCGATCGCTCGATCAGACCTTTACCGATAAACAGTAAAGAGATCGCGATCGTAAAGGAGAGCATTGGAGAAACGAGGGTTTCTGTCATGAGATAATAAATTCCTAGTGGTGAGATTATTCATAATGTTGCTTACCCTTAATAATCAAGATCTAGGCCAAAAAATCAAGCATTTATCGGTGACAAAAGCGGCTAATATGGATCAATTTACGTCAGTATAAATAGAGGAAATAACTACTAAGAAATGATTAAAGAAAGTCATATTAAGGAAGTATGAAGGTAGTGCGGAATATAGGAGCTCTAAAACGAGAAAACCCCAGCATTTCTGCTAGGGTTTTGAATAGTGGTGGAAGGATGGGGATTTGAACCCCAGATACGCTATAAACGTATACTCGCTTTCCAGGCGAGCGCCTTAAGCCACTCAGCCATCCTTCCACAAATTGTGTGTTAAGCTTATCACTCAACGAGGCGCTACTTTATTGATTCTGCTTGCTTTGGTCAAGGGGCATTCTCAAAAAAAGTGCCTTTTTCAGCTTGTTCGATTACAAATTA is a genomic window of Vibrio sp. ED004 containing:
- a CDS encoding glycerophosphoryl diester phosphodiesterase codes for the protein MITGHRGAASLAPENTLVSIEQAAKAGAKWIEIDTQLSADGTPMVFHDKTVNRCTNGTGNIADLDLSALKTLDAGSWFGSEFAGTTIPTLNEALDKCLELDVTLNLEIKIYDDKAIQPLVEKVAALIEQKQFPIEKLLISSFKKEALSLCQQMMPEVKRGFICEVWNDFSLESLKSLDLYSIHIDHRILDEKTAKAIKASGAVLKIWTLNDPQLAAKYFNLGVDNIITDVPNQF
- a CDS encoding DeoR/GlpR family DNA-binding transcription regulator, whose translation is MELNHRQKEILATLKANQDIQIDHLAELFSVTTQTIRRDVNHLCEQGLARRVHGGVSLPTTLTNTSYRFRAGVESETKDSIAMAVADAIPEGSTVMMGIGTTVTRIAQYLLAKPALRVITNNLQVARILEANEQIEVYLAGGLFRREHQDMVGSSVVHFFSDFEADIGICGCGSVTDSHFAMEHEQVEADLSKSIINNSRESWLVADASKWGRFAALKVAPLDDFDRIYTNNSQLPSDLSIHLVEDDVKP
- the gltS gene encoding sodium/glutamate symporter; its protein translation is MTETLVSPMLSFTIAISLLFIGKGLIERSEVLRKYSLPEPVIGGFVCAATVAALYYLFEIQITFSLDVRDFLLLYFFAGIGLQADIKTLIKGGRPLFILLCLAAVFIVLQNVVGMAVASGFGMDAKAGLLSGSVSLIGGVGTTLAWAPMFVEEFGIANALELGVASNTVGLIAACVIGGPIANYLLNKHKVSPSNEEEVTVGAYQESETKTELSHYGVLWAWLILNLTLMLGYSLSEVIDSMGLKLPLFVSCLIAGILIGNVGRALFKKRRTQEKIEQGRKGLAMISDICLGMFLTMALMGLRIWDLDGLFGYISVVMSIQILLSLLFTIFVVYYLMGRNYDSVVMCSGFGGITLGSTATAIVNMTAVTHRYGASPQAFIVVPLVCGFFVDLINALVISFFVGM